In the Gossypium raimondii isolate GPD5lz chromosome 9, ASM2569854v1, whole genome shotgun sequence genome, one interval contains:
- the LOC105800019 gene encoding uncharacterized protein LOC105800019, whose protein sequence is MEGSEKHEETHSNRTERLAGTVNWGTATVIGVFAGMLYGGSKEAAASVSKDAEVMLKLGSTPDKREQYRLMRDAMEKRFIRVTRGSIVGGIRLGMFTAGFYGLQNLLAEKRGVHDVFNVVGAGSATAAAFGLIMPGSLQWRARNVVLGSVLGAAICFPLGWIHLKLVEKANEGNMAAKSSGEIGEAKSGLGAAIDRLEENLNK, encoded by the exons ATGGAAGGCTCTGAAAAACATGAAGAAACCCACTCaaat AGAACCGAAAGATTAGCTGGAACTGTAAACTGGGGCACAGCCACTGTCATTGGAGTGTTTGCAGGCATGTTATATGGAGGTAGTAAGGAAGCTGCTGCTTCAGTT AGCAAAGATGCAGAAGTAATGTTGAAGCTTGGCAGCACTCCAGATAAACGAGAGCAGTATCGGTTGATGCGAGATGCAATGGAAAAAAGGTTTATCCGAGTCACTCGTGGCTCAATTGTAGGTGGAATTCGACTTGGAATGTTCACTGCTGGGTTCTATGGTTTACAGAATTTGTTGGCTGAGAAACGAGGTGTCCATGATGTATTCAATGTTGTTGGCGCTGGTTCAGCAACTGCTGCAGCCTTTGGTCTAATTA TGCCTGGGTCTCTTCAATGGCGTGCAAGGAATGTGGTGCTAGGTTCGGTTCTTGGAGCAGCTATATGTTTTCCTCTTG GATGGATCCACTTGAAGCTTGTAGAGAAAGCAAATGAAGGGAATATGGCTGCTAAAAGTTCAGGTGAAATTGGAGAAGCAAAGAGTGGTCTTGGGGCTGCCATTGATCGGCTTGAAGAAAACTTGAATAAGTAG
- the LOC105800017 gene encoding uncharacterized protein LOC105800017 — MDVAHCYLEGNADAVEFCLHDGYQHVLAASTYTLQEGEQPIRAGSISLFDVNAEKGNLELFHRVDTAGIFDIKWSTVGSNVGPLLAQADADGYLRIYSLEGCSNEEKPRGGFLNEVCGEKISSSMCLFLDWNPAATSISVGLSDGSVSIITLAESKIEKLLEWKAHDFELWTTCFDIHQPQLVYTGSDDCKFSCWDMRDNPSGMVFQNSKVHKMGVCCIAKSPTDPNTILTGSYDEYLRVWDLRCISRPVNETSVCLGGGVWRIKHHPFVSGLVLAACMHNGFAIVKIGDEKPEVVEAYSQHGSLAYGADWQRAKLLPRGSTIVATCSFYDRLLRVWRPKSDFCCI; from the exons ATGGACGTGGCTCATTGCTATTTAGAAGGCAATGCTGATGCCGTAGAGTTTTGCCTCCACGATGGGTACCAACATGTATTGGCGGCTTCAACGTACACCCTGCAAGAAGGTGAGCAACCAATCCGAGCTGGTAGCATTTCATTATTCGATGTTAATGCCGAAAAGGGTAATCTCGAGTTGTTTCATCGCGTGGACACTGCTGGGATTTTTGATATTAAGTGGAGCACAGTTGGAAGCAATGTGGGTCCTCTCCTTGCTCAAGCTGATGCTGATGGGTACTTGAGAATCTATAGTTTAGAGGGTTGCTCTAATGAAGAGAAACCTAGAG GAGGCTTTCTTAATGAAGTGTGTGGTGAAAAAATAAGCTCCTCCATGTGTCTTTTCCTGGATTGGAACCCAGCAGCCACATCTATCTCAGTCGGACTTTCTGATGGTTCTGTTTCAATAATTACACTTGCAGAgtccaaaatagaaaaattactaGAGTGGAAGGCACATGATTTTGAGCTTTGGACTACTTGCTTTGACATTCACCAACCACAATTAGTATATACAGGATCGGATGACTGCAAATTCAGCTGTTGGGATATGCGGGATAATCCATCCGGGATGGTTTTCCAGAATTCCAAGGTGCATAAGATGGGAGTTTGTTGCATTGCCAAGAGCCCCACTGACCCAAATACCATACTTACAGGTAGCTATGATGAATACTTGAGGGTATGGGATCTAAGGTGCATCTCAAGACCAGTGAATGAAACTTCAGTTTGTCTTGGAGGAGGAGTTTGGAGAATCAAGCACCATCCTTTTGTGTCAGGTTTGGTCTTAGCAGCGTGTATGCATAACGGATTTGCAATCGTCAAGATTGGAGACGAGAAACCGGAAGTTGTTGAAGCTTACAGTCAGCATGGCTCACTTGCATACGGGGCAGATTGGCAGCGAGCAAAGTTATTACCACGAGGCAGTACTATTGTGGCTACTTGCTCATTTTACGACCGGCTTCTTCGCGTATGGAGGCCAAAAAGTGATTTTTGCTGCATTTAA
- the LOC105800018 gene encoding dof zinc finger protein DOF5.6, translating to MGFNSLQVCMDSSDWLQGMTQEEPGMDSSSPCGDILTCSRPLIERRLRPPQEQAVKCPRCDSTHTKFCYYNNYSLSQPRYFCKTCRRYWTKGGTLRNIPVGGGCRKNKKVATTKRSNDQSANNSAGSSMPHNPTDLHLSLPEMHLSHLNNILGIHGSNTNFIESKYNPLLENPGPIDFLSRNYDVMGNGELGMIGGLGDCSPYGMSLDGNVNTITFMDTYQRMTFPYAANEDQHATDVKPNTKLLSLDCWQDQGCSDAGKDTYGFFNNLGSWNDE from the exons atgGGTTTTAATTCTCTTCAAGTTTGCATGGATTCATCTGATTGGCTTCAG GGAATGACTCAGGAGGAGCCAGGAATGGATTCTTCATCCCCATGTGGGGATATTCTCACATGCTCAAGGCCATTGATAGAAAGGAGGCTAAGACCTCCGCAGGAACAAGCTGTCAAGTGCCCAAGGTGTGACTCCACCCACACCAAGTTTTGCTACTACAACAATTACAGCCTCTCCCAGCCGAGGTACTTTTGCAAGACTTGTAGGAGGTACTGGACCAAGGGCGGAACACTAAGGAACATTCCTGTCGGTGGAGGGTGTAGAAAGAACAAGAAAGTCGCTACTACTAAAAGATCAAATGATCAATCAGCCAACAACTCTGCCGGGTCATCTATGCCTCATAATCCCACTGATCTTCACCTTTCGTTACCAGAAATGCACCTTTCTCACCTTAATAACATACTTGGTATTCATGGTAGTAATACTAACTTCATTGAGAGTAAATACAACCCACTGCTTGAAAACCCAGGGCCGATCGATTTCTTGTCTAGGAACTATGACGTTATGGGGAATGGTGAGTTGGGTATGATTGGAGGACTTGGGGATTGCTCTCCATATGGGATGTCCCTTGATGGCAATGTTAATACTATTACTTTCATGGACACTTATCAGAGGATGACGTTTCCTTATGCTGCAAATGAAGATCAGCATGCAACGGACGTGAAGCCAAACACTAAGCTCTTGTCCCTTGACTGCTGGCAAGACCAAGGATGTTCTGATGCCGGAAAAGACACTTACGGATTCTTCAACAACTTGGGATCATGGAATGATGAATGA